One genomic region from Mycoplasmopsis meleagridis encodes:
- a CDS encoding ABC transporter ATP-binding protein, producing the protein MDKILEVKNLTKTYRNNKDIVGIFNLNFNLLKGEFHAFIGENGAGKTTTIKSIVGAYNNFEGEILINGISNKKYESKKLLGYVPENALFPKEITVYKYLFALAKLNNLKNNLIRKKIDYFLKIFEITELKNKKPFNFSSGQKKKILLIQALMFEPNILILDEPSANLDPTARFNLFKLLSDLNKKGTTIFISSHVLSEIDKYVDSLTLIHKGKIIYSGKKKDNLEDIFYKEIIQK; encoded by the coding sequence ATGGATAAAATACTTGAAGTTAAAAACTTGACAAAAACATATAGAAATAATAAGGATATTGTTGGGATTTTTAACTTAAATTTTAATCTTTTAAAAGGTGAATTTCATGCATTTATAGGCGAAAACGGAGCAGGTAAGACAACAACTATTAAAAGTATAGTTGGTGCTTATAATAATTTTGAAGGCGAAATATTAATTAACGGAATTAGTAATAAAAAATATGAAAGTAAAAAACTTTTAGGTTACGTTCCAGAAAATGCTTTATTTCCTAAAGAAATAACTGTTTATAAATATTTATTTGCTCTTGCAAAACTTAATAATTTAAAAAATAATTTAATTAGAAAAAAAATAGATTATTTTTTAAAAATTTTTGAAATTACTGAATTAAAAAATAAAAAGCCATTTAATTTTTCTTCAGGTCAAAAGAAAAAAATTCTTTTGATCCAAGCATTAATGTTTGAACCAAATATTTTAATTTTAGATGAACCATCGGCTAATTTAGATCCAACAGCAAGATTTAATTTATTTAAACTTTTAAGCGATTTAAATAAAAAAGGAACAACTATTTTTATTTCTTCTCATGTCTTAAGTGAAATAGATAAATATGTTGATTCATTAACACTAATTCATAAAGGCAAAATTATTTATTCGGGCAAGAAAAAGGATAATCTTGAAGATATTTTTTACAAAGAAATTATTCAAAAATAG